The genomic stretch CTGCAGGTgaggttggcatgcattggtacagattaaTTGGAGTTGTCTTGTCTAAGGGAAAGGTTTGGTGGTAGTGTTGCATGCAAAGATGTGAGAtgtgtaaggcatgcgtgggaaaCTTGCAGGCTATGTGCAGGCTAcgttggcatgcattggtacaaACATTAGATGGATAAGCATGCGTGTGGAAGGCTTGGTGGATGTGTGAGTATAAGTATTCACACAAATTTTCACAAAGGTATTCATAAAAgcttcacaatatcttcacatataTCTTCATAATATCTTCACATATATCTTCATAATATCTTCAGATatatcttcacaatatcttcacatatatcttcacaatatcttcacatatatcttcacaatatcttcacatataTCTTCATATTATCTTCAGATatatcttcacaatatcttcacatatatcttcacaatatcttcacaaaatcttcacatatcatgacatcttcatcacaatacaaaatcaaagctcacgtcaatggtgagacttatgaatgtgatatgtctggcttcctatttagaaacaccgattgcactcgtttttgtctaagtagaggagctgacttctcttatctgaaaaaaagattgagtccaaacttagacaacctgtgtcccaaattttttaccaacaaccttttttttctgaaaatagctcagtcaggttttataagacattgattcaaaatgacatggaggcacaatacatgtttcgtaaccatgagtattctggttacgactatatagtgttgtacattgtgttggaacaattccaaccaactcagaatattcagtcacaggttattgatcctgtggTTGATAACGAACAAGACGTTGAACACCCCGTTGAAGACGATGTcgttgatgatgcagaagacgtggttgatgacttggtgaaccgtgattccgaagacgaagaccaagtacaaatacctatagcgcaacggTACTCACCTCCTGCCCACTACACAacccttaacttgggcgaggatgagccctcatcagatatgttctacaacccatatatgaggtctgatgaggagttaaagaagggtgaccaatttcggaccaaggaagagtgcctgttagcaataaaaaattggcacttgaaaaactgtgttgactacgatgttaacaaatcaaacccggaaatatacgttattttatgcaaaaatccggagtgtgggtttaggttgatggcatcgtacaagaagaaatataacgcgtgggtgatagggtcaatttctcaagctcacacttgcgtcaacacaaacatggcacaggatcatcgcaaacttagccatgatatgatctgccattccataatacctcttgttgaagctgacccgtcactcaaggtcaaaaccattatctcccattgtgttgctgttttcaaatatacaccgtcgtacagaaaggcttggttagcgaaaaccaaggctattgaactggtatacggtaattgggaggaatcatacaaacaacttccgcgctacctggctgcactacatttgtattcacctgggacggtttctataatggagaccttgccggcaccaatgtacttaaccctaattagtgtcgcacttgattaattagtCTTAGGGGGAATTAGGGTTTGGATTAGGTCATACCTAcctaacatgattaaccctaattctcccaaaaatttataaatactattaattacttataaattaaattaatatatatatatatatatatatatatatatatatatatatatatatatatatatatatatatatatatatatatatatatatatatatatatatatcttgtaaattatataaattattataatttataataaatataaattaataaatttaaactaatttaaaaaaaaatcattttaaaggtaggcgccactcctagtgacgacttgccctacccttaagggtaggcgccaactagggtggaGCCTAGGTGTATTTTAGGGCCAAAAATGGctattttttgaattttttgaaaatttagttatttttgaattttttttttaaaaaatggataattaaaaaaaatattctACTTTGTTTTAGTCTAGATTTGGTAGAACAACAATTATGACTTGTTTCTGAATTACCTGGATTTTTGGTAAATTAAGGAAAACAATGGATTTAGTAAATGTATATGGTTTTATTTACATAAACTACAAATAGCAGTTAAATTCATCCATTCAAAAATAATCTAGAGTAAAAATATtcttaaatgaattaaataaaaacGTCTCCATCCTTTGAGATATTATTTCTCTATTCACCATTTTCCAAAGTTGTGTTTTATCTGTTATCACTGTGGAGCTCCAACCGATAGAGTAAATTTTCAAACGTTTGACCTGTTTCAATGAGGATGATAAAAATGTTACTGAAAGAGTGATGAAAATGCAAGAAACAATTTTTTATACGTATTACGGAAAAGATAAATACACCTTATTGTCGAGTTTGCCGATGGATGAAATACTTTGTTCATCCTTCCATGTGTTCCATTTATCTTCAAAATCTGTTATCtaaaatttattgcataagaatAGTGAGAATAACTATCACCCCATTTATATCTAACGTAAAagaataaaataaattattaagTATAACTTACTTTTATGTCGAAACAAGTTTCAACATTCTTTCGTCTCAACTCCTTACATAATTGGAAGATTTCACCGTGTTCTAGTTTGGTTGTATATTAAAGCAAAAGAAAATTCTATTTAGTTATTATCTATCTATGATATAAAAAATACAATATAAGCTTGGTATGTCGTGTAACCAAAATGGGAATCAACGTGTGAGCAATTTTTTCAATATACTTAATAAATACCTGCGGGTGCGATAAAAGAATTTGTTTATAGACTACATTTTTTGTGCTTTCACCATTTTCTCCTTTCAATTTTTCTTCCCTGGTTAAAACTCTTGTTGTAGTCTGTGAAACACCCCTGGATAAAGCCACATATAACTGTCCATGACTAAAAACATGTCGTGGAAGATATATTGCAACATTTGGAATGATTTGTCCTTGTGATTTATTTATTGTAATTGCAAAACTTAGTCGCACAGGAAACTGCTTtctactaaggacaaaaggcAGTCCATCACTTGCagatgtttttattttaattctagGCAAAAAAGCACGTTTTCCTGCGTTGCTTCCTGTCAAGATTTCCACATCCAACATATTCATAAATAAACCACGACATAATAACCGGGTCACATTACACAATCCATATCTAGTTACTGCTACATCCAATTCATTGAGATTAATTTTCATATATCATAAATGTAAAGTTCTGTATAATGTAATCCATTATAATTCATTATTTGTATAAATATTTTAGGCTAAATAAATCAAATGACATTAGTAATAAAAATGTTTAATTTATTGAAATGTAAAAAATCTTTACACCGTTAATGCATATCAATTAACTATGTATATTTGACCTTATGAAGCTCTAATATCATGTTTGCAATTTTGCTTCTAGTATATGTCCTTACCATTTTTACATGTTAATAGGATGTTGTTGCAATCATGAAGTATATGAACACAGATGCATACAGATTCTCCATCTCTTGGCCAAGGATATTGCCAAGTAATAGCAAATGTTTGAATTTATTCACATCCTTAAAGAGTTTCATATGGTTGAATCATTCATTTAAATTAACAACTCTAACAAATACGCAGAAGGAAAAGTAAGCGCAGGTATCAACCAAGAAGGAATCAAATATTACAACAACCTCATCAATGAGCTACTCGATAATGGTAATGCATAAATCATACTATTTTAGGAGGGAATACTATATTACTAGTATATCATATTATTGATTGATGGAGTTATTGATCCAGGTCTAGTACCATTTGTAACCCTTTTCCATTGGGATCTTCCCTAAGCCTTACAAGACGAGTACGAAGGTTTCTTGAGCCCCAATATTATGTAAGTTCCGCGGGACAAATTTCTATATGCATGGTCCATGTTAGAGCATTATGACATTGTTTAATTCATGTAATCTACCTCTCTTAGTGTTGCTTTAAGGCTTGATTGTTCATGTTTTTGTTGCTGTTGAATCTCTTTATGCAAAAATGAGTTTCAGGACTATGCGGAGCTATGCTTCAAGGAATTTGGAGACAGAGTGAACCATTGGATTACTCTTAATGAGCCACACTCTTACAGTATGGGTACAGAGCCCTACATGGCCTCACACAACCAACTCCTCGCTCATGCAACCGCTGTCAAAATTTATAGAACCAATTATCACTCGAGAGCAATCCAAGATACTTACCGGCTCATTTGATTTTATCGGAGTCAATTACTACACCTCAAATTATGCGGCCAATATACCACATTCAAATAACGACACAAGCAAATCTACctatttcaaggatactcatgtcAACTTAACAAGTAGGAATTTCCACCTTGTTCAAAACTCATGAAGAATTATACATTATATATACATTTTGTGATACTTTGCTTTGATTTTTTCAACTTTCTTTGATGTAAAACGTTTCCTGCTATGACTTATTACAGCTGAGCGAAATGGGATACCAATTGGACCACGGGTGAGTAAGACTCTATTTCAATTATCGTTACATCCGAGACGTGAATGTGTGTGCATGCACGCGTATTGACATTTATATAATCAGATACAAATAACCAATAGACTGTATTGACATTTATATAATCAGATACTTCGTTTATATGATttgtttgttttaaaaataaCTAAGAAACAACATTTATGTTCAGGCTGCTTCGCCTTGGCTATTTGTTTATCCAAGGGGGATTCAGGAACTACTACTGTACACAAAGACAAAGTATAACAATCCTTTGATATACATCACAGAAAATGGTATGGATGAGTTGAACGATCCAACACTATCACTTGAAGAGGCGCTTTCGGATACTTATAGAATTGATTACTTTTATCGTCATCTTTATTATATTTCATCTGCAATCAAGTAAGTAGTAGAATCATCTCTCTACTCATTTCATATTGAATTACCTTATTTCACAATCTATTTTCGGTTATAATTCCTTGCTTTTATGTGTGAAGGCATGGCGTGAAAGTACAAGGATATTTCGCATGAGCACTTTTAGATAACTTTGAATGGATTGCCGGATACACCATGCGTTTTGGAATTAACTTTGTTGATTTATACAAAGATAATCTTAAAAGACACCATAAACTCTCTGCCCATTGGTTTAGGAATTTTCCTAAAAAACATTAGAGTTATGGCTTAATGTCTTGTTGATCTCCAATAGTATGATATGATCTTGTCATTTATCGTAATACAAAGTGAAAATTgtaatattggatttgaataaCAATTGAGCTCTAGCTAGAAGTCATAGTTTGTTTTTGAATAACCATGTGAAATATTGTAGTATTGTAATATCCTAATCAACAATAGGGTCTTCACTCTATTGTTTTGTATTATTCTAATCATATTTTATTTATCAAGTTTTTATTTAATTGCACCTTATATTTTAGAAATATAAGCGTAAAATTATAAATAAAGTGATCTTTATATTTTAGAAATAATCTTTTGGAACACAAAAACTGCAAATGAAAAGCTTTGTTATGCAGTTTTTATCATTAGCTAGGATTTACTTTCTGTTAAGTCTTTCTATTGAGTTCATGGATAATTATTATTTGTAAACTCACAAACTATTCTGAATGAAAATATGATTTGCAATTACATGTCCTATATTTTGTGAAAACTATATATTTCTACTATTTGATGTCTATAACCCCCGGAGGCCTTGTCTATTTGTAGATTTATGTTAAGAATTCatgcattaacttgtgtttgttttAATCCCTACAAAAATTCTATTAAATCTATTGATTAAATACAGTTGCTCGGTCCAATTGATGGAACTCGTGGATTTCTGAAAGATAACTCAATATTATATGTGGTAAGTTAAAAAAAGAACGCTTCGAATTTCTATTGATACTTTTTAGATTCATTTCATATATTTGTATACAACATAGACATTTCATAAAGCTTTCGTCTAGAAGATATTTCAATTGCAATTTGTAGAGTAACCTTTGCCTGCCATAATGCATTAGTGCTTAGGGGGTTATGATGCCTTTTCCTCTTGGATTTGACACTATATTTAGCTTTTTTTCCAGTTTAAACACCGATTTTTGGTTATAACACCACTTTCATCCTTTCTTTTCTGGTTTAAAAACCACCCCTAATTATTATCTTTTTCTCAATCTCTGTCCTCCGAATTATGGAGTTCTGACTACCTTATTGCACTATAAAGATACGTAGCCACGAGAATGTTAATCCTTGGCGAGCACCTTTCTTTATTTTATTTGTCCTCTCcggttccacgaactacgagactctgactttctcattcactacgccaaataagggaaaagagggcgcttattttggactataacagcgcttttaagcgccctctaaagtggcgctggcataggtaaagacagcgttttgttttcctggagaaagcgctgtctaaagtggtcctttaagggccacattatagtgcgctttcagaaaaaagcgccctctggagtggtccataaagggacaccttagagggcgctttctggaaaaagcgccctctaaagttgtcaatgtaaagtgtttagagggcgctttctggacaaagcgccctctaaagttgtcaatgtaaagtgtttagagggcgcttcctacagaaagcgccctctaaagtgttagttattttaaaaaaaattgtttgaaaaacagtggatatttaattggtaacctgttcgcatgctgcaaaagtgtaaaattcatattgatttcatcctttaatccaatgttatacaccattaatccattgatatatacaacatgaatccatttatatacaacattaatcctccatatatacaacattaatatatgattctttgatcaacaatatacaacaacatattcatgatttagtaaaagtacaacaacaatatacaacatatatacaacaacagcatacaacaacaacattccatacatatatgtacaacaatatacaacctagctatatgattctttgatcaacaatgaattgacacaattcatccttcatttcatccaaatgagctcttgagtaagatttgtattcctcaaagtactacaattaagagaataaaacatattcatgatttagtaacaaattagatgaaatatctgataatattaaaataaaccctaagttattattccataccatttttgggatgtctatacgattcaactcaatgatatctctcataaatctcaatacaaaaaatccgcaatcgaccgaattattttgctgaggacactacacagaaaaacaaacaacatatatatatagttaatttcttacaaacactattataagcaaaaaaacaaacactattataagcaaaaataagatacttaatatatacctgaactctgacccaggtaatgtccttcctattacagtaattctttttcgatctaaattttagtattgccctaacaaaataaaaacgtatattgagatcaatctgacagacataattaaatatacaaatacacacgaatatttaggggaatttcacttacgcgtcaaccgtcttcttcatactcggatatttactccaatcacccgataacgaatcgagataatacaccgttagtctcgaaagatccatagcaaccaacacccagtgaccactgtaaaataaaacaaaaatttagatgcatgaaaattttctacgtaaaagatatacatagattagaatgaaattattagaaagaaaatctaacccgttgccagaattaaacggtaaaaaatacaaactgggtgtagtattatcgccggccgccatgaatctatcgactagttcattccttacggatgttggatttttcgttataaacgttgtgttgatacgggaagcagcaataaaattgaatcggttacacaattcagttccccgcatcaatgttacatacatataccctaaatagaaacataataaacattagactactcattgaaatgtgtaaataaattgttcaactaagtaaataatagattgatcggagtatcatatgtatgtatgaatgacagcgatgcccaattcttcgtgttcaaaaagttgttgcatgtcctcctttgcaattatttcggaatgagcaattccgaaaacaccttcatcaaaatctacactacggatggcgccgtgcataatatcggactcttccaccattttctcaagacgcatcataatttgagattttgtcccggacgtcgttggaatatcgttaccagcttttttcaactttcgaccgggaacctaaaaattcatataaattaaatcatgactttttgtgatgcaacagaatcgttatgtatataattcaatgggtatatatatttgtacctctttttgagatgcaaccgactcgatgcgtcttgaaatccctttaccagctttatgtgtgggtcttgtaggagtctaacattaccatgtaataaggattgattaaatatcataattgtagctgaattgaaatgtgaatactaaatattcataatcatttagaacatatatacctcggcatctgggaaaattagatctgacggccatccaacaaaggatccgactgcatctcgcatcaacgttgtctctgaaacaacgttaggtaatggtagaagcgcgtcggtatctaatacaaggtcaaccgaaactttcatatatcccaccgggaggggattatggtgaagtaattcacccgaagtgttgtgcacttttcccttgccaactatgcgataagttggtgacgatagatacagctgacaaggtgtaatgccctaaaccaataataaatgttattgttaacgtgtatatgtgtcaagtaaaaaagtgctattttaatttcataataacatatataattacctcgggaaatttcggttgacaattgatactagctcggtcactagtatcttttgcctcggaaccgcacctttcctctctataccttgcattctccttttgcggttcgagtacttgtgcccttaactccgccaaggtatctatcacctctttgttggtaggattttttgtttttggttttttataaaatgacgacgaagtcacaccaaaacccttacccctcacacgacctgaatactcaggaacatttagtactcgactaagtacgctccaccaatcctggacctcggttgaaggtaaggtttgggataaagtctcctgaaatattattagaggagattaaaaatgaattatatgtctaacaaaattttagatataattaaagaaataatgttacatatacttacacattcgtcataaacattttgaaccgcttcaacgacagcctcatccttcccaacccgagcagccttccacaatacgtgctccggaagagatgttgcgtcacttttctcctcggctagctacaaattgaatcagcttataagatcat from Lathyrus oleraceus cultivar Zhongwan6 chromosome 7, CAAS_Psat_ZW6_1.0, whole genome shotgun sequence encodes the following:
- the LOC127104440 gene encoding uncharacterized protein LOC127104440 — protein: MKYAEIISAEEWDNFVAKRRNEKFHEVSDKNRKRASKPAYPYKKGRTGYARLQQRILAEEKSDATSLPEHVLWKAARVGKDEAVVEAVQNVYDECVKIHEFHQLDRATVFNQ